A portion of the Feifania hominis genome contains these proteins:
- a CDS encoding ribulose-phosphate 3-epimerase yields MKTVFPSINSADHLFLHDELMKVDRAGFETMHVDVQDGNFFPNISFGMKVLEGMRRYSDIGFNVHVMVQNPSYYIDRLGQIGNIHSVLFHPRHVLYPSQFIQQIRAMGSSPGIALFPLESLHEMRYYVGKIDYLQIMTGEPDNGQFEFNRYTLERIREAREIFGDSAHILVDGNVGLEELPLVKEAGADRFVVGRALFRAEHFDERVEQIRRIVGE; encoded by the coding sequence ATGAAAACAGTCTTTCCATCCATCAATTCAGCCGACCATCTCTTTTTGCACGACGAGCTGATGAAAGTCGACCGCGCCGGCTTCGAGACCATGCACGTGGATGTGCAGGACGGCAACTTTTTCCCGAACATCTCCTTTGGAATGAAAGTGCTCGAGGGGATGCGCCGGTACTCCGACATCGGCTTCAACGTCCATGTGATGGTGCAAAATCCCTCGTACTACATCGACCGTCTCGGACAGATCGGCAACATCCACAGCGTTCTCTTCCACCCGCGCCACGTGCTCTATCCGAGCCAGTTCATTCAGCAGATTCGCGCCATGGGCTCCTCCCCCGGCATCGCGCTCTTCCCGCTGGAATCTCTGCACGAGATGCGCTACTACGTCGGCAAGATCGACTATCTGCAGATCATGACGGGCGAGCCTGACAACGGCCAGTTTGAATTCAACCGCTACACGCTCGAGCGCATCCGCGAGGCGCGCGAGATCTTCGGCGACAGCGCCCACATCCTCGTCGACGGAAACGTCGGCCTCGAGGAGCTGCCGCTGGTCAAAGAGGCCGGCGCCGACCGGTTTGTCGTCGGCCGGGCGCTCTTTCGCGCGGAGCATTTCGACGAGCGCGTCGAGCAGATCCGCCGCATCGTCGGCGAGTAG
- a CDS encoding GH1 family beta-glucosidase produces MTNLFPKNFEWGVATSSYQIEGAALEDGRTAGIWDAFCEDHSRIADGSDGAVACDHYHRFREDVALMRELGVTSYRMSFSWPRLFPTDSPEPNEQGVRFYRELFAALHDAGISVMATLYHWDLPVWLARRGGFASRETAQVFADFATRLFSLFGDDVDYWVTINEPSVIASLGYITGEHAPGERDMAKAMAAAHHLLLAHGLAVQRFREAGLRSKIGIVLNLVKYVPDSPRPRDRFARFKLDLFYNEWFLSALGEGRYPPLPAGFLRRAKCHPDVHHGDMEIIAQPVDFVGVNYYTRARVRAAHCPSQMNCVLADDPGDEATDMGWTIDPDGLRDVCKRVYRTLRKPLYITENGAAFDDELTGGAVHDEKRTDYLRRHIEAVEQLLLDWVDVRGYYVWSLLDNFEWAHGYTRRFGITHVNFDTGERTPKDSALWYRDFIRDHRRS; encoded by the coding sequence ATGACCAATCTCTTTCCAAAGAACTTTGAGTGGGGCGTCGCGACCTCCTCCTACCAGATTGAGGGCGCGGCCCTCGAGGACGGGCGCACCGCCGGCATCTGGGACGCTTTCTGCGAGGACCACAGCCGCATCGCCGACGGCAGCGACGGAGCGGTCGCCTGCGACCACTACCACCGCTTCCGCGAGGATGTGGCGCTCATGCGCGAGCTCGGCGTGACGTCCTACCGGATGAGCTTCTCCTGGCCGCGCCTGTTTCCCACCGATTCCCCCGAGCCGAATGAGCAGGGCGTGCGCTTTTACCGCGAGCTCTTCGCCGCGCTTCACGACGCGGGCATCTCCGTTATGGCGACCCTCTACCACTGGGATCTGCCTGTCTGGCTTGCGCGGCGCGGCGGCTTTGCCAGCCGTGAGACGGCGCAGGTCTTCGCCGACTTTGCCACACGGCTCTTCTCGCTGTTCGGCGACGACGTCGACTACTGGGTCACCATCAACGAGCCGTCGGTCATCGCAAGCCTCGGCTACATCACCGGCGAGCACGCACCGGGCGAGCGCGACATGGCAAAGGCCATGGCCGCGGCCCACCATCTTCTGCTCGCCCACGGACTCGCGGTGCAGCGCTTTCGTGAGGCGGGGCTGCGCTCCAAGATCGGCATCGTACTCAACCTGGTCAAATATGTCCCGGATTCCCCCAGGCCGCGCGACCGCTTCGCGCGCTTCAAGCTCGACCTCTTCTACAACGAGTGGTTTTTAAGCGCGCTCGGCGAGGGGCGCTATCCGCCGCTTCCCGCGGGCTTTCTGCGGCGCGCCAAATGCCACCCTGATGTGCACCATGGCGATATGGAGATCATCGCGCAGCCCGTGGACTTTGTGGGCGTCAACTACTACACGCGCGCCCGCGTGCGCGCCGCGCACTGCCCCAGTCAGATGAACTGTGTGCTCGCCGACGACCCCGGCGACGAGGCCACCGACATGGGCTGGACTATCGATCCGGACGGCCTGCGCGACGTCTGCAAACGGGTCTACCGCACTCTGAGAAAGCCGCTCTACATCACCGAAAACGGCGCCGCCTTTGACGACGAGCTCACCGGCGGCGCCGTCCACGACGAGAAGCGCACCGACTATCTGCGCCGTCACATCGAGGCGGTCGAACAGCTGCTGCTCGACTGGGTCGATGTGCGCGGCTACTATGTGTGGAGTCTGCTTGACAATTTCGAATGGGCCCACGGCTACACCCGGCGCTTCGGCATCACCCATGTGAACTTTGACACGGGCGAGCGCACGCCCAAGGACAGCGCGCTCTGGTACCGCGATTTCATCCGGGACCACCGCCGCTCTTGA
- the rnhA gene encoding ribonuclease HI, with protein sequence MKEVTIYTDGACSGNPGPGGYGAILQYGPHRRELSEGYRRTTNNRMELLGAIRALELLQEPCAVTLYSDSKYLVDAIEKGWVDSWQRRGWRKADNKPALNRDLWQRLLALLERHKVRFVWVKGHESNAGNNRCDELAVAASRAPTAVDEAFEQENSLPQ encoded by the coding sequence ATGAAAGAAGTGACCATCTACACCGACGGCGCCTGCAGCGGGAACCCCGGCCCTGGCGGCTACGGCGCCATCCTGCAGTACGGCCCGCACCGGCGCGAGCTCAGCGAGGGCTACCGCCGCACCACAAACAACCGCATGGAGCTGCTCGGCGCCATCCGGGCGCTCGAACTGCTCCAGGAGCCCTGCGCCGTCACTCTCTACAGCGACTCGAAGTACCTTGTCGACGCCATTGAAAAGGGCTGGGTTGACTCGTGGCAGAGGCGCGGCTGGCGCAAGGCGGACAACAAGCCCGCTCTCAACCGCGATCTCTGGCAGCGGCTTCTGGCGCTTCTCGAGCGCCACAAAGTGCGCTTTGTCTGGGTCAAGGGCCACGAGTCGAACGCGGGCAACAACCGCTGCGACGAGCTGGCGGTGGCGGCGAGCCGTGCCCCGACGGCTGTGGACGAAGCCTTTGAGCAGGAGAACAGCCTGCCCCAATAA
- the nifS gene encoding cysteine desulfurase NifS, translated as MKRFVYADNAATTKVHPEVFEAMSTYYQNEFGNPSSLYSIGAQAKAAVDAARADVAQALGCKPSEVYFTACGSEADNWALKGAAHRFAQKGRHLITTKFEHHAVLHTMAQLEKEGFEVTYLDVHSDGIVRVEDLKAAIRPDTTLVSIMFANNEIGTIQPIEELAAAAHAHGILFHTDAVQAVGHVPIDIAKMGIDMLSLSAHKFHGPKGVGVLTIKNGILIDNLIAGGGQERGRRAGTENVAGIVGLAKALTLAVGNMAENNRRVLAMRERLIDGLLKVPEAFLNGDRDRRLPGNVNIGFPYVEGESILLMLDMNGICASTGSACASGSLDPSHVLLSIGLPHELAHGSLRLSLSEDNTEEDIDYLLEVIPPVIEKLRAMSPLYEKAAK; from the coding sequence ATGAAACGCTTTGTATACGCCGACAATGCGGCGACCACAAAAGTACATCCCGAGGTCTTTGAGGCCATGAGCACCTACTACCAAAACGAATTCGGCAATCCGTCGAGCCTCTACTCCATCGGCGCGCAGGCCAAGGCCGCCGTTGACGCAGCCCGCGCCGATGTTGCGCAGGCGCTCGGCTGCAAGCCGAGCGAGGTCTACTTCACCGCCTGCGGCAGCGAGGCGGACAACTGGGCGCTCAAGGGCGCCGCGCACCGCTTCGCCCAGAAGGGCCGGCACCTCATCACCACCAAATTTGAACACCACGCCGTGCTTCACACCATGGCCCAGCTCGAGAAAGAGGGCTTTGAGGTCACCTATCTCGACGTCCACAGCGACGGCATCGTGCGCGTCGAAGATCTCAAGGCGGCCATCCGGCCCGACACCACCCTCGTGAGCATCATGTTCGCCAACAATGAAATCGGCACCATTCAGCCCATCGAAGAGCTCGCGGCCGCAGCCCATGCGCACGGGATCCTCTTTCACACCGACGCGGTGCAGGCGGTCGGCCATGTGCCGATCGACATCGCGAAAATGGGCATTGACATGCTCTCGCTCTCGGCGCACAAGTTCCACGGGCCGAAAGGCGTGGGCGTGCTGACCATCAAAAACGGCATCCTGATTGACAATCTGATCGCGGGCGGCGGACAGGAGCGCGGCCGGCGCGCCGGCACGGAGAACGTCGCCGGCATCGTGGGGCTCGCAAAGGCCCTCACGCTCGCCGTCGGCAACATGGCCGAGAACAACCGCCGGGTGCTCGCCATGCGCGAGCGGCTCATCGACGGGCTTCTCAAGGTGCCGGAGGCCTTTTTGAACGGTGACCGTGATCGCCGCCTGCCCGGCAACGTCAACATCGGCTTCCCCTATGTCGAGGGCGAGTCGATTCTTCTGATGCTCGACATGAACGGCATCTGCGCCTCGACAGGCTCTGCCTGTGCCTCGGGCTCGCTCGACCCGTCGCATGTGCTGCTGTCCATCGGTCTGCCCCACGAGCTCGCGCACGGCTCGCTGCGCCTGTCGCTGAGTGAGGACAACACCGAGGAGGACATCGACTATCTGCTCGAGGTCATTCCCCCCGTCATCGAAAAGCTGCGCGCCATGTCGCCGCTCTACGAAAAGGCCGCAAAATAG
- the mnmA gene encoding tRNA 2-thiouridine(34) synthase MnmA, whose amino-acid sequence MNQTVVLGLSGGVDSSVAAGLLQQAGFDVVGVMLQIPHAASPVDDARRVAAALDIPLITADVAERFEKYVIAPFAAEYRAGRTPNPCVVCNPSVKFHTLLSIADDLGAEYVATGHYARVARAQTGGRHLLLRAANRQKDQSYMLYRLGQDVLARLLLPLAELDKQAVRALAGEQGLVTADKPDSQEICFVPDGDHAAFLERHTGASPAGDFVDGQGCVLGRHRGVIRYTVGQRKGLGVSLGYQAFVSAIDAGANTVTLTADERELFHGGVTLTDCVFHPFERLDAPMRVTAKIRFAAREAAALATPLGGGAVRVDFDEPQRAPAPGQSCVLYDGDTVVGGGFIR is encoded by the coding sequence ATGAATCAGACCGTGGTACTCGGCCTCTCCGGCGGGGTGGACAGCTCCGTCGCCGCCGGCCTGCTGCAGCAGGCCGGCTTTGACGTCGTGGGCGTCATGCTCCAGATTCCCCACGCGGCAAGCCCCGTCGACGACGCGCGGCGCGTGGCGGCGGCGCTCGACATCCCGCTGATTACGGCGGATGTCGCCGAGCGCTTTGAGAAGTATGTCATCGCCCCCTTTGCCGCCGAATACCGCGCCGGGCGCACGCCGAATCCCTGCGTGGTCTGCAATCCGTCCGTCAAGTTTCACACGCTGCTGTCCATCGCGGACGACCTGGGCGCGGAGTATGTGGCCACCGGCCACTACGCCCGCGTCGCCCGCGCACAGACCGGTGGGCGGCATCTTCTTCTGCGCGCCGCAAACCGTCAAAAGGACCAGAGCTACATGCTCTACCGCCTCGGGCAGGATGTGCTCGCCCGGCTGCTGCTGCCGCTCGCCGAACTCGACAAGCAGGCGGTGCGCGCTCTCGCCGGCGAGCAGGGCCTCGTCACGGCGGACAAGCCCGACAGCCAGGAGATCTGCTTTGTGCCGGACGGCGACCACGCGGCCTTTCTCGAGCGGCACACGGGCGCGTCGCCCGCGGGCGATTTTGTCGACGGGCAGGGCTGTGTTCTCGGCCGCCACCGGGGCGTCATCCGCTACACGGTCGGCCAGCGCAAGGGGCTCGGCGTGTCGCTCGGCTACCAGGCCTTTGTCTCGGCCATTGACGCCGGGGCGAACACCGTCACGCTGACCGCCGACGAGCGCGAGCTGTTTCACGGCGGCGTCACGCTGACCGACTGCGTCTTCCACCCGTTTGAGCGCCTTGACGCGCCGATGCGGGTCACGGCGAAAATCCGCTTTGCGGCCCGCGAGGCCGCCGCGCTCGCAACGCCCCTCGGCGGCGGCGCGGTGCGCGTTGACTTCGACGAGCCCCAGCGCGCCCCGGCGCCCGGCCAGAGCTGCGTGCTCTACGACGGCGACACCGTCGTCGGCGGCGGCTTCATCCGCTGA
- the nifU gene encoding Fe-S cluster assembly scaffold protein NifU yields the protein MYSAKVMDHFSNPRNVGEIPDANAVSEVGNAKCGDIMKIYMKIDDSEVITDIKFKTFGCGAAVATSSMATEMVKGKTVAEALKLTNKAVAEALDGLPPVKMHCSVLAEEAIKSAIIDYYKRKGVDPTPIVGCDGNCACCAHE from the coding sequence ATGTACAGCGCAAAGGTAATGGATCATTTCAGCAATCCCCGAAACGTCGGCGAGATCCCCGACGCGAACGCCGTCAGCGAGGTCGGCAACGCCAAGTGCGGCGACATCATGAAAATCTACATGAAGATCGACGACAGCGAGGTCATCACCGACATCAAATTCAAGACGTTCGGCTGCGGCGCCGCCGTGGCGACGAGCTCCATGGCCACCGAGATGGTCAAGGGCAAAACCGTCGCCGAGGCGCTCAAACTCACCAACAAGGCGGTCGCCGAGGCGCTCGACGGTCTGCCGCCCGTCAAGATGCACTGCTCGGTGCTCGCCGAGGAGGCCATCAAGTCGGCCATCATCGACTACTATAAGAGAAAGGGCGTCGATCCGACACCCATCGTCGGCTGCGACGGCAACTGTGCCTGCTGCGCCCACGAGTGA
- a CDS encoding PTS sugar transporter subunit IIA, with product MGEAILFDRDLVVCDMEASSDTEIFERAAALLRERGLVKDSFFDAICEREQSYPTGVPVGEVNVAIPHVESSHVNASAVLAITLKELVPFSSMVDKEQKIGVGLVFILVLQNGKMHLTMLQNLMKIVQSPETISALRAEHDPARVYEMLRPYVLAE from the coding sequence ATGGGCGAGGCGATACTGTTTGACCGCGATCTCGTCGTCTGTGATATGGAGGCGTCGAGCGACACGGAGATCTTTGAGAGGGCGGCGGCGCTGCTGCGCGAACGTGGGCTTGTCAAAGACAGCTTCTTTGACGCGATCTGCGAGAGGGAGCAGAGCTACCCCACCGGCGTGCCGGTGGGCGAGGTCAATGTGGCCATTCCCCACGTCGAGAGCAGCCATGTAAACGCCTCGGCCGTTCTCGCCATCACGCTCAAAGAGCTCGTGCCCTTTTCAAGTATGGTTGACAAGGAGCAGAAGATCGGCGTGGGGCTCGTGTTCATTCTGGTGCTGCAAAACGGCAAGATGCACCTGACCATGCTGCAGAATCTCATGAAGATCGTGCAGAGCCCCGAGACCATCTCGGCGCTGCGCGCCGAGCACGACCCTGCGCGCGTCTACGAGATGCTGCGCCCCTATGTGCTCGCCGAGTAG